The following proteins come from a genomic window of Lolium rigidum isolate FL_2022 chromosome 5, APGP_CSIRO_Lrig_0.1, whole genome shotgun sequence:
- the LOC124656405 gene encoding peroxidase 2-like: protein MASKLAALALLVALLGCVAHTCQAGYGFPYPSSGPKKSSSPAAPTLNYAHYYRTCKGAEKIARDVVQEEIKRNRGIGAGLIRLFFHDCFVQGCDASVLLDKTPANESTEKFGLPNIGSLRGFEVIDKIKTKLEAKCKGVVSCADIVAFAGRDATYFLSNKKVYFEMPAGRYDGRVSSASETLFNLPPPFANITVLEAMFAAKGLNLDEMVTLSGAHTVGISHCSSFGDRLPRNASDPMAMNPRFASSVTRKCKSASSTVDQDFKTPNKLDNQYYKNVLNHEVLFTSDAALESSKTKRLVKQNLIPNVWETKFKQAMRKMGSIAVKTKANGEIRKNCRLIN, encoded by the exons ATGGCTAGCAAGCTTGCCGCTTTGGCTCTGCTAGTAGCATTGCTTGGTTGCGTGGCACACACGTGCCAAGCGGGCTACGGGTTTCCTTACCCGTCATCGGGACCCAAAAAGAGCTCTTCACCTGCTGCCCCGACGCTCAACTACGCTCACTACTACAGGACTTGCAAAGGAGCGGAGAAGATCGCCAGGGACGTTGTGCAGGAGGAGATCAAACGCAACCGCGGCATCGGTGCGGGCCTCATTCGTCTCTTCTTTCACGACTGCTTCGTCCAG GGCTGTGATGCGTCGGTCCTCCTTGACAAGACTCCGGCCAATGAATCGACAGAGAAGTTCGGCCTCCCTAACATAGGCAGTCTCCGCGGCTTTGAAGTGATTGATAAGATCAAGACAAAGCTCGAGGCAAAGTGCAAGGGTGTCGTCTCGTGCGCAGACATTGTCGCATTTGCTGGACGTGACGCCACCTACTTCCTCAGTAACAAGAAGGTATACTTTGAAATGCCAGCTGGCCGCTACGATGGACGCGTCTCTTCTGCGAGTGAGACCCTCTTCAACCTCCCCCCTCCTTTTGCCAACATCACGGTGCTCGAGGCTATGTTTGCAGCCAAGGGGCTCAACCTCGATGAGATGGTCACCCTATCCGGCGCGCACACTGTCGGTATCTCCCACTGCTCGTCATTCGGTGACCGTCTCCCGCGCAATGCCTCAGACCCAATGGCCATGAACCCTAGGTTTGCCAGCTCGGTGACAAGGAAGTGCAAGAGCGCTAGCTCTACAGTGGATCAAGACTTCAAGACCCCTAATAAGTTGGACAACCAATACTACAAGAATGTGCTTAACCATGAAGTGTTGTTCACGTCGGACGCTGCACTTGAGTCATCCAAGACAAAGAGATTGGTGAAGCAGAATTTGATCCCGAATGTGTGGGAAACAAAGTTCAAGCAAGCCATGAGGAAGATGGGCAGCATCGCGGTGAAGACCAAAGCTAATGGAGAGATCAGAAAGAACTGCCGGCTCATCAACTAG